A genomic segment from Candidatus Omnitrophota bacterium encodes:
- a CDS encoding radical SAM protein, translating to MKVLLINPPIREWSKPNVFPLGLGYIASVLLKDGHDVWVMDINGYRWDRQKVEEMISGADYDVVGIGGIITIYKYVKWLVSVLKKHHPGRKIIVGGSVGSSIPAIMLGSNPVDIVVIGEGEETIKELISVMAAGGDLSSVNGICYKDDKGGIIRTAPRQPVKDLDSIALPAWDLFPMDIYLKNPVGAPNRNKWIDGSSRDGESLSMNIYGTRGCPYQCVYCYHDFMGARYRTRSPGNIMEEIKQLYNRYGVKYFHFIDDEFVVNRDFTFEFCRLVKEFSQEIGSPITWGCAGRVNLMTEDMIIAMSQAGCVLIGYGIESGSQAMLDFIKKRVTITQAKKAVALTRKHLGWADTSFMIGYPGETKQSIQETIDFCKELELVPEVIFFLTPYPGTRLYEMALNKGMIKNEEEYILSLGEQGEKIRINFTNFSDKQLYEIQANMIDELKAWNKVRHS from the coding sequence ATGAAAGTATTATTGATAAATCCGCCGATACGCGAATGGTCTAAACCTAATGTATTTCCTCTTGGATTAGGTTATATAGCTTCTGTATTGCTTAAAGATGGCCATGATGTCTGGGTTATGGATATAAACGGATACAGATGGGACAGGCAGAAGGTAGAAGAAATGATAAGCGGGGCGGATTACGATGTCGTAGGTATCGGAGGCATAATTACTATATACAAGTATGTCAAATGGCTTGTGTCGGTTTTGAAGAAACACCATCCCGGCAGAAAGATAATTGTAGGAGGCAGTGTCGGTTCGTCTATTCCCGCTATAATGCTTGGGTCAAACCCTGTTGATATAGTTGTTATCGGCGAAGGAGAAGAGACGATCAAAGAATTGATATCCGTTATGGCCGCGGGCGGGGACTTGTCCTCGGTAAACGGCATTTGTTATAAAGACGATAAAGGAGGCATAATCCGGACCGCCCCGAGACAACCTGTAAAGGATTTAGACAGTATAGCTTTGCCGGCATGGGATCTTTTCCCCATGGATATATACCTGAAAAACCCCGTGGGCGCGCCGAACAGGAATAAATGGATAGACGGCTCATCGCGGGACGGAGAAAGCCTTTCCATGAACATATACGGGACAAGGGGCTGTCCTTATCAGTGCGTGTATTGTTACCATGATTTTATGGGCGCAAGATACAGGACCCGTTCGCCTGGCAATATTATGGAAGAGATAAAACAGCTTTATAACCGCTACGGGGTCAAGTATTTTCATTTTATTGATGATGAGTTTGTCGTCAATAGGGATTTTACTTTTGAGTTTTGCCGGCTTGTAAAGGAATTTTCACAAGAGATAGGATCGCCCATTACCTGGGGCTGTGCCGGCAGGGTGAATCTGATGACCGAGGATATGATAATTGCCATGTCGCAGGCAGGATGTGTTCTTATAGGATACGGCATAGAGTCCGGAAGCCAGGCCATGCTTGATTTTATCAAAAAACGCGTTACTATCACGCAGGCAAAAAAGGCGGTAGCCCTTACCAGAAAGCATCTCGGATGGGCCGATACCTCGTTTATGATAGGGTATCCCGGCGAGACAAAGCAGAGCATACAAGAGACTATTGATTTTTGCAAGGAATTAGAGCTTGTCCCCGAAGTTATATTCTTTTTAACGCCCTATCCCGGCACGCGCTTGTATGAGATGGCATTAAACAAGGGTATGATAAAAAATGAAGAGGAATATATACTATCGCTTGGCGAGCAAGGCGAAAAGATAAGGATAAATTTTACAAATTTTTCAGATAAACAGCTTTATGAAATACAGGCCAACATGATTGATGAATTGAAGGCCTGGAACAAGGTAAGGCATAGCTAA
- a CDS encoding GNAT family N-acetyltransferase, with protein MAGPGQINSMVKGNNIKNFTKACFLVTGGAGFIGSHAVDRLLSLGHDVIVVDNLSTGRLENIDQRVVFYKADISDMGILKKIFGCHKIDYVLHEAAKINLNVKLEDPAADIASSVIGTINLLKSCLDFKVKKIVYASSVAVYGRPKLLPAKESDEPVPVYSYGVAKKCAEEYIRYYSDNFGIDYTILRYANIYGPRQPIFGEVGVIAIFADRIAKGLPLTIFGDGMHLRDYIYIDDAVEATITAFNAGSGQTFNVGCGEGVSVMDVFEAFCQARGKKPVFESRPERVGELGKFYSDTKKITEAFNFRPRVKLKEGISRTLSFCLKEGGQAARRDIALRPVEAKDKDMIFGWRNTPFLIGLGGSGRAVTRQEHSAWFDGILKDQEAGFFIINYKDIPAGQVRFELSAKGHYIVSIYLLEKYTGMGIGPAALLDGIRVMRGKKPDGVFIAVMKKDNRASVSLFSKCGFYEFPYEDRPSGYLAMRYDGACQACEEPVAKALSCKASGVKALVDFYDDNIKQHGSDIGSVAWGSKASQEKRFEILSLIADLNGKSVLDLGCGLGDLYGWMKEADIKADYTGMDISLSMIERARQKYPKGEFIHGGIGDIPAGLFYDYILCSGIFNRRVPEHERYVSDTITAMFDACRLGIGFNMMSVKADFFNQQEYYAQAGDTLDFCLKLSRRAVLRHDYMGHDFTVYVYKNNKA; from the coding sequence ATGGCAGGACCTGGCCAGATAAATAGCATGGTAAAAGGAAATAATATAAAAAATTTTACGAAGGCGTGTTTTCTTGTTACCGGCGGAGCGGGTTTTATCGGCTCTCACGCGGTTGATAGATTATTGTCTCTGGGCCATGATGTTATTGTTGTAGACAATCTAAGCACAGGCAGGCTGGAAAACATTGATCAGCGCGTTGTTTTTTACAAGGCGGATATATCGGATATGGGTATCTTGAAGAAGATATTCGGATGCCATAAGATTGATTATGTCCTGCATGAGGCTGCCAAGATAAACCTTAACGTAAAACTTGAAGACCCTGCCGCGGATATAGCAAGCAGTGTTATAGGCACTATAAATCTTTTAAAATCCTGCCTTGATTTTAAGGTAAAAAAGATCGTATACGCGTCCTCGGTGGCTGTATACGGCAGGCCGAAACTGCTTCCGGCAAAAGAGAGTGATGAGCCTGTGCCTGTTTATTCATACGGGGTGGCTAAAAAATGCGCCGAGGAATATATAAGGTATTATTCCGATAATTTCGGGATTGATTATACTATACTCCGCTATGCCAATATTTATGGCCCGAGACAGCCTATATTCGGCGAGGTTGGAGTAATAGCGATATTTGCCGACCGCATAGCCAAGGGCCTGCCCCTTACCATATTTGGAGACGGCATGCATTTGAGAGATTATATTTACATAGATGATGCCGTTGAAGCGACTATTACGGCCTTTAATGCCGGTTCCGGGCAGACCTTTAATGTAGGCTGTGGAGAAGGCGTATCGGTTATGGATGTTTTTGAGGCATTTTGTCAGGCGCGCGGCAAAAAGCCGGTATTTGAAAGCCGGCCGGAACGCGTGGGAGAATTAGGCAAATTTTATTCTGATACGAAAAAAATAACAGAGGCTTTTAATTTCAGGCCGCGCGTAAAACTTAAAGAGGGCATATCGCGCACTCTTTCATTTTGCCTTAAAGAAGGCGGACAGGCCGCGCGCCGGGACATCGCTTTAAGGCCGGTTGAGGCCAAAGACAAAGACATGATATTTGGCTGGAGAAATACGCCGTTTCTGATAGGCTTAGGCGGAAGCGGCAGGGCGGTTACGCGGCAGGAGCATTCGGCATGGTTTGACGGCATACTGAAAGACCAGGAGGCTGGTTTTTTTATCATCAATTATAAGGATATTCCGGCAGGCCAGGTCAGGTTTGAGCTGTCGGCAAAAGGGCATTATATTGTAAGCATATATCTTTTGGAAAAATATACCGGCATGGGCATAGGGCCTGCCGCGCTTTTAGATGGTATTCGCGTTATGCGGGGGAAAAAACCGGACGGAGTATTCATTGCTGTCATGAAAAAAGATAATAGGGCGAGCGTGTCGCTTTTTTCTAAGTGTGGTTTTTACGAATTTCCATATGAAGACAGGCCGTCGGGTTATCTGGCCATGCGCTATGACGGTGCATGCCAAGCCTGCGAAGAGCCTGTTGCAAAGGCTTTATCTTGCAAGGCCTCCGGCGTGAAGGCTTTGGTTGATTTTTATGATGATAATATAAAACAGCATGGTTCTGATATAGGTTCTGTCGCGTGGGGAAGCAAGGCTTCGCAGGAAAAGCGTTTTGAAATACTCTCTCTTATAGCTGATCTAAACGGTAAATCGGTCCTTGATCTCGGCTGTGGGCTTGGCGATCTTTACGGCTGGATGAAAGAGGCTGATATAAAGGCGGATTATACGGGAATGGATATTTCTTTGTCCATGATAGAACGGGCAAGGCAAAAATATCCCAAAGGAGAATTTATACACGGCGGCATAGGCGATATTCCGGCAGGCCTTTTTTATGATTATATACTTTGTTCGGGTATTTTCAACCGCAGAGTGCCGGAGCATGAAAGGTATGTAAGCGATACTATTACGGCTATGTTTGACGCCTGCCGCCTGGGCATAGGTTTTAATATGATGAGTGTTAAAGCGGATTTTTTTAATCAGCAGGAATATTATGCCCAGGCCGGAGATACGCTTGATTTTTGCCTGAAGCTTAGCCGAAGAGCCGTATTAAGGCATGATTATATGGGGCATGATTTTACGGTTTACGTTTATAAAAACAATAAGGCTTAA
- a CDS encoding acylneuraminate cytidylyltransferase family protein produces MKILSIIPARGGSKGVKDKHTVDFNGKPLIGYTIEDVLASELIDKAVVSTDSDKIAGIVKSVYDIEVIKRPAKFAKDDSPIEEALLHAVEYLKKQFGYHADIVVWTQANVPIRQKGIIDKVIKKLIASKADSCVTCYEADQVPEAMKIINKKGMLVPIVKDVKGIRRQEFPKRYLLDGSVLALRVENLYKARGIRKAHIYLGNNVVPVIQSDMMYTLEVDMPDDVALVKYYLNKIKSGHEN; encoded by the coding sequence ATGAAAATATTAAGCATTATACCGGCGCGCGGAGGGTCAAAAGGTGTAAAAGACAAGCATACCGTTGATTTTAACGGTAAGCCCCTTATAGGTTATACGATAGAAGACGTTCTTGCCTCCGAGCTTATAGATAAGGCGGTTGTCTCAACCGATAGCGATAAGATAGCCGGTATTGTTAAAAGCGTCTATGATATTGAAGTAATAAAACGGCCCGCCAAATTCGCCAAAGATGATTCCCCCATAGAAGAGGCCCTTCTGCACGCGGTTGAATATCTTAAGAAACAATTCGGCTATCACGCGGATATAGTTGTGTGGACGCAGGCCAATGTCCCTATAAGGCAAAAGGGTATTATAGACAAGGTTATCAAAAAACTCATAGCCTCAAAGGCCGATTCCTGCGTAACCTGTTATGAGGCCGATCAGGTGCCCGAGGCCATGAAGATAATAAATAAAAAGGGCATGCTTGTCCCGATAGTAAAGGATGTCAAGGGCATAAGAAGGCAGGAATTTCCGAAGCGCTATCTGCTTGACGGATCGGTGCTTGCCTTAAGGGTTGAAAATCTTTACAAAGCCCGCGGCATAAGAAAGGCCCATATTTATTTGGGCAATAATGTCGTTCCTGTAATCCAGAGCGATATGATGTATACGCTTGAGGTTGATATGCCTGATGACGTGGCGCTGGTAAAATATTATTTAAATAAAATAAAGTCCGGCCATGAAAACTGA
- a CDS encoding MarR family EPS-associated transcriptional regulator — protein sequence MKDNIREDIREDIFNILRILYSGSKPTQRDLSSCLGVSLGKINYLLKVIAKRGLVSIKHFTQEGQKARKIGYLLTQKGIETKLRYTHHYLKRKEEEYLALKKEAEASFGTLPKGFNVKRKHTAGETYVK from the coding sequence ATGAAAGACAATATAAGAGAAGATATAAGGGAAGATATTTTTAATATATTAAGGATACTTTATTCGGGAAGCAAGCCGACGCAAAGAGACCTGTCAAGCTGTCTTGGCGTTTCTCTGGGTAAGATAAATTACCTGCTTAAGGTAATAGCCAAAAGAGGCCTTGTATCCATAAAGCATTTTACCCAGGAAGGGCAAAAGGCCAGAAAGATAGGCTATCTTTTAACGCAGAAAGGCATAGAGACCAAGCTTCGCTATACCCATCACTACCTTAAGCGCAAGGAGGAAGAGTATCTTGCCCTGAAAAAAGAGGCGGAAGCTTCTTTTGGCACACTGCCTAAAGGGTTTAACGTAAAACGCAAGCATACAGCGGGAGAAACTTATGTTAAATAA
- a CDS encoding N-acetylneuraminate synthase family protein: MKTDYDLRQGKKVYIISEAGINHNGSLHTACDMVRTSADSGADAVKFQNYDTKDFIVDRSITYTYKERGRKKTQSMWQLCRRCQMGKGWIEKLKKLCDCLGIDFLSTPTSKKGVDELIRAGVKMLKNGSDYLSHLPLLRYMSGFRLPIILSTGMAYEQDIREAVEAASASGKTRVILLHCTSNYPAKADDVNLARMAALRQKFNLPVGFSDHTVGNAAAVQSVALGASIIEKHFTLDRNMSGPDHWFSMTPSGLKAYVKDIREAEKRMGSALICPAKNEMACRQEFTLSLVAARRMKKGRRLGVKDILIAKPGTGIKPKDIDNVKGLALKVDIAKGAPITWQDLAR; the protein is encoded by the coding sequence ATGAAAACTGATTACGATTTACGCCAAGGCAAAAAAGTCTATATAATTTCCGAAGCCGGGATAAATCATAACGGCAGTCTGCATACGGCATGCGATATGGTCAGAACCTCGGCTGATTCAGGCGCTGACGCGGTAAAATTCCAGAATTATGATACAAAAGATTTTATCGTAGATAGATCTATCACCTACACGTATAAAGAGCGCGGCAGGAAAAAGACACAGTCCATGTGGCAGTTATGCAGGCGGTGCCAGATGGGCAAAGGCTGGATTGAAAAATTAAAAAAACTTTGCGATTGCCTCGGCATAGATTTTTTGTCAACGCCGACATCAAAAAAGGGCGTTGATGAACTTATCCGCGCGGGCGTTAAAATGCTTAAAAACGGCTCCGACTATTTATCGCATCTTCCGCTTTTAAGATATATGTCGGGTTTTAGACTGCCCATCATTTTATCTACCGGCATGGCTTATGAGCAAGATATAAGAGAAGCGGTTGAGGCGGCTTCAGCCTCGGGCAAGACTCGGGTTATTTTACTTCATTGCACGAGTAATTATCCTGCCAAGGCAGATGACGTAAACTTGGCGCGCATGGCGGCATTAAGGCAAAAGTTTAATCTGCCTGTCGGATTTTCAGACCATACGGTCGGCAATGCCGCGGCCGTACAATCTGTGGCGCTGGGCGCGAGTATTATTGAAAAGCATTTTACCCTTGACCGGAATATGAGCGGCCCCGACCACTGGTTTAGCATGACGCCTTCAGGGCTTAAGGCGTATGTAAAAGATATCCGGGAAGCGGAAAAACGCATGGGCAGTGCCCTTATATGCCCGGCAAAAAACGAAATGGCATGCAGGCAGGAATTCACGCTAAGCCTTGTCGCGGCAAGGCGGATGAAAAAAGGCCGCAGGCTCGGCGTAAAAGATATCCTGATCGCCAAACCGGGCACAGGGATAAAACCTAAAGATATTGATAATGTAAAAGGGCTCGCGCTTAAGGTTGATATCGCCAAAGGCGCGCCCATAACATGGCAGGACCTGGCCAGATAA
- a CDS encoding thiamine pyrophosphate-dependent enzyme, protein MKMKRIEAISAIMKNVTDEAVVSSTGMISRELYAVMDRDRNFYMLGSMGSALGIGLGIAINSSCKVIVISGDAAVLMSLGTLALHKKLNPANLKHYILDNNCCSSTGGQPTCSDAVDFASIAPNTYVIKVDKDKGVAPRIPMKPGEIMTRFKHALSVNSI, encoded by the coding sequence ATGAAAATGAAGAGAATTGAGGCGATAAGCGCTATCATGAAAAATGTCACCGATGAGGCGGTAGTCTCATCCACGGGCATGATATCAAGGGAATTATACGCTGTAATGGACAGGGACAGGAATTTTTATATGCTCGGAAGCATGGGGTCGGCTCTGGGCATAGGCCTTGGCATAGCTATCAATTCTTCCTGCAAGGTTATCGTGATATCCGGAGACGCGGCCGTGCTTATGTCTTTAGGCACATTGGCGCTTCATAAAAAGCTTAATCCTGCCAATCTAAAGCATTATATACTGGATAATAATTGCTGCAGTTCAACGGGCGGCCAGCCGACATGTTCGGACGCGGTTGACTTTGCTTCTATAGCGCCCAATACATACGTGATAAAGGTTGATAAAGACAAGGGTGTGGCGCCGCGTATACCCATGAAACCCGGCGAGATTATGACAAGGTTTAAACATGCGCTCAGCGTTAATAGTATATAG
- a CDS encoding iron-containing alcohol dehydrogenase translates to MRSALIVYSKSNKALALKIAQGYKDTDFLTVSGQPGTDLLRFKTDKDVVIGIGGGSAIDTAKVISGRKPAITIPSTASGAAITPYATLWKAGGKISVATAKPILKFIPGIAKSLPAETARLTMLDAFAHAIESLWSVNATGPSRRYCARALRMLMSYIKSKDNDLLIKAGNEAGKAIEISKTNVVHASSYPFTSRYGLSHAAACGKLLPYFVQFMDYAKLPYLMGLESTRQVVSLLRKYSRNIIMPDFKPDRLAGMILKYKRIKDGPRRLAKSDLVYILSRVREDSACKKSPKACRAGDGSI, encoded by the coding sequence ATGCGCTCAGCGTTAATAGTATATAGCAAAAGTAATAAGGCCCTTGCTTTAAAAATTGCCCAAGGCTATAAAGACACGGATTTTTTAACAGTATCGGGCCAGCCCGGCACTGATCTGCTTAGATTTAAAACAGATAAGGACGTCGTAATAGGCATAGGAGGCGGAAGCGCGATTGATACGGCCAAGGTTATATCGGGCAGAAAGCCCGCGATAACCATACCGTCTACCGCATCCGGCGCGGCTATTACGCCTTACGCGACACTTTGGAAAGCAGGCGGCAAGATATCGGTTGCCACGGCAAAGCCCATATTAAAATTTATACCAGGCATTGCCAAAAGTCTTCCTGCCGAAACGGCAAGGCTTACTATGCTTGACGCTTTCGCGCACGCGATAGAGTCTTTGTGGTCTGTTAACGCGACAGGCCCAAGCCGCAGATATTGCGCCCGCGCATTACGCATGCTTATGAGCTATATCAAGTCAAAGGACAATGATCTTTTGATAAAAGCCGGAAACGAAGCGGGAAAGGCCATAGAGATTTCCAAGACCAATGTTGTCCATGCCTCGTCTTATCCTTTTACCTCCCGATATGGGCTAAGCCATGCCGCGGCATGCGGTAAACTATTGCCGTATTTTGTCCAGTTTATGGATTATGCCAAACTTCCCTATCTTATGGGATTAGAGTCTACCCGGCAAGTGGTTTCTTTATTGCGAAAATATTCCCGGAACATAATAATGCCTGATTTTAAGCCGGACAGGCTTGCCGGCATGATATTGAAGTATAAGAGAATAAAAGACGGGCCGAGGAGGCTTGCAAAAAGCGATCTGGTATACATATTAAGCCGCGTGCGCGAAGATAGCGCCTGCAAAAAAAGCCCCAAAGCTTGCCGCGCCGGAGATGGCAGTATATGA
- a CDS encoding isocitrate lyase/phosphoenolpyruvate mutase family protein gives MHNKKERIVYATMAGDLFHRGHLEFIKKINTLGDFVIIGLHPDDIIKAYKRNPVIPFEDRKAIIESVRGVDLVVEDCMGSRRPTMSENIKKYKVDIAVHGNDWLPAEYKKIKQQKLCKVVQVEAYPDVTTTAILDRIKQRKSLKASVDKGKKAVLVSAGDAITARLVEEADFDGIWVSGFEASARLGLTDNGSITMTDMLNVAKPIVDATSLPVIVDTDNGYGGLHNFVRTVKEFEKIGCAGICVEDNIFPKQNSLWGGKVPLLSMQEHGMKIMAGKASQNTRDFIIVARTEALIRGYGMAEAVKRAKYYASCGADMVMIHTREATGRQALSIPGRWKLDTPLVIVPTKFPQINNKRLFHAGFSVVVLANQTERIKIKAIRQGLRLIKENDNTLAIEKGLSATLDDMRYLTPIKETEMIEKRFGKK, from the coding sequence ATGCACAATAAAAAGGAAAGGATAGTATATGCCACGATGGCAGGTGATCTTTTTCACCGCGGGCATTTAGAATTTATCAAAAAGATAAACACGCTTGGGGATTTTGTGATCATAGGCCTTCACCCGGATGATATTATCAAGGCCTACAAGAGAAACCCTGTCATACCCTTTGAAGACAGAAAGGCCATAATAGAATCTGTCAGGGGTGTGGACCTGGTCGTGGAAGACTGCATGGGTTCCAGGCGCCCTACTATGTCCGAAAACATCAAAAAATATAAAGTTGATATAGCTGTTCACGGTAATGACTGGCTGCCTGCCGAATATAAAAAGATAAAACAGCAAAAATTATGCAAGGTAGTCCAGGTGGAGGCATATCCTGATGTCACAACCACAGCCATATTGGATAGGATAAAACAAAGAAAGAGCCTGAAGGCTTCTGTTGATAAGGGCAAAAAGGCCGTGCTTGTCTCCGCAGGGGACGCGATAACGGCAAGGCTTGTGGAAGAGGCGGATTTTGACGGTATATGGGTATCGGGTTTTGAGGCCTCTGCCAGGCTGGGGCTGACTGATAATGGTTCTATAACAATGACCGATATGCTTAATGTTGCCAAGCCTATTGTTGATGCCACTTCATTGCCCGTGATAGTGGATACCGATAACGGATACGGCGGACTGCATAACTTTGTAAGGACGGTAAAGGAATTTGAAAAGATAGGCTGTGCTGGCATATGCGTTGAGGACAATATATTCCCCAAACAGAATTCATTATGGGGCGGTAAAGTCCCTCTCTTGTCTATGCAAGAGCATGGCATGAAAATAATGGCGGGCAAGGCCTCGCAGAATACCAGGGATTTTATAATAGTGGCAAGGACAGAGGCATTGATACGCGGATACGGTATGGCTGAAGCAGTCAAAAGGGCCAAGTATTATGCTTCTTGCGGCGCGGACATGGTGATGATACACACAAGAGAGGCTACGGGCAGGCAGGCTTTGTCTATACCCGGCAGGTGGAAATTGGATACGCCCCTTGTAATAGTACCGACAAAATTTCCACAGATAAACAATAAACGCCTGTTCCACGCGGGGTTTTCCGTTGTAGTGCTTGCCAATCAGACGGAAAGGATAAAGATTAAGGCCATACGCCAGGGCCTTAGGCTTATCAAGGAGAATGACAATACCTTAGCCATAGAAAAAGGGCTCTCGGCAACGCTTGACGACATGAGATATCTTACGCCCATAAAAGAGACTGAAATGATTGAAAAAAGGTTCGGTAAAAAATGA
- the pseB gene encoding UDP-N-acetylglucosamine 4,6-dehydratase (inverting), whose product MLNNSTVLITGGTGSFGHEFVQAAFDSYKPKKVIVFSRDEFKQYNMAKLFPDGKYPIRYFLGDIRDRSRLGRAFYGVDIVIHAAALKQVPALEYNPIEAVKTNIIGADNIVDAAIDSGVKKVIALSTDKAVNPINLYGATKLAAEKIFIAANAYGGDRTAFSVVRYGNVVASRGSVIPLFMDLKQKGVKEFPITDLNMTRFWMTLKQSVGLVIKALEVAVGGEVFVPRIPSMKITDLARAIDPDCEFKVTGIRPGEKVHETLISEDESRNTKVLDDIYVIISQFARQGTKAFERYKKNKPVEPGFAYRSDKNDKNLTRNELQKILKDMV is encoded by the coding sequence ATGTTAAATAACAGCACTGTCTTAATAACCGGCGGCACAGGCTCATTCGGACATGAATTTGTCCAAGCCGCGTTTGATTCCTATAAGCCGAAAAAGGTCATAGTATTCAGCAGGGACGAGTTCAAACAGTATAATATGGCAAAGCTTTTTCCCGACGGTAAATATCCAATACGTTATTTTTTGGGAGATATCAGGGACAGGAGCAGGCTCGGCAGGGCTTTTTACGGCGTTGACATAGTGATCCACGCCGCGGCATTAAAGCAAGTGCCAGCTTTAGAGTATAATCCGATAGAGGCTGTAAAGACCAATATTATAGGCGCCGACAATATTGTTGACGCGGCGATAGATTCCGGAGTTAAAAAAGTAATAGCTTTGTCAACGGATAAGGCGGTAAACCCGATAAACCTTTACGGCGCGACGAAGCTTGCCGCTGAAAAAATATTTATCGCGGCAAACGCTTATGGCGGAGACAGAACGGCATTTTCCGTGGTAAGATACGGCAATGTTGTGGCATCACGCGGCAGTGTCATACCCTTGTTTATGGACCTGAAACAAAAAGGCGTAAAAGAATTTCCCATAACAGACCTTAATATGACCCGTTTCTGGATGACTTTAAAACAAAGCGTCGGGCTTGTCATAAAGGCGCTTGAGGTTGCTGTAGGCGGAGAAGTATTTGTGCCCAGGATTCCTTCAATGAAAATAACAGACCTTGCCAGGGCGATTGATCCTGATTGCGAATTCAAGGTCACCGGCATACGCCCGGGAGAGAAGGTGCATGAAACGCTTATATCGGAGGATGAAAGCCGCAATACGAAGGTCCTTGACGATATCTATGTTATAATATCCCAATTTGCCAGGCAGGGCACAAAGGCATTTGAAAGATACAAGAAGAATAAGCCGGTTGAGCCCGGCTTTGCTTATCGCAGTGATAAGAACGATAAAAACCTTACCCGCAATGAGCTTCAAAAAATACTCAAAGATATGGTATGA
- the pseC gene encoding UDP-4-amino-4,6-dideoxy-N-acetyl-beta-L-altrosamine transaminase: MKNLCYGRQCIDSRDIEEVVGALRSDWLTQGPRVDEFESMICKYTTARYCVALSSGTAALHLACIACGLKPGDEAITSPITFLATSNAVLYTGAKPVFADIDPITVNINPSLIEKQITRKTKAILPVHFAGFPCDMERIKKIALKRSLTIIEDACHALGAEYRCGGVWHKTGSCQHSDMSVFSFHPVKSITTGEGGAITTNNANLYRRLRALRAHGTYKDKNILAKKGPWYYEMKELGFNYRLTDIQCSLGISQLKKLKAFIGKRNELAALYRELLCDCRDIQLPPESDNCRSACHLFFIRLKDCKKRRQVFEKLLLHKIRAQVHYIPVYEHPYYAKRSLGVRSDYPNADRYYRGTLSLPLHVSLKPSDIRRVVKILKDALR; the protein is encoded by the coding sequence ATGAAAAACCTTTGTTACGGAAGACAATGCATTGATAGCCGGGATATAGAAGAAGTGGTTGGCGCGCTTCGTTCGGACTGGCTTACGCAAGGCCCGAGAGTGGATGAATTTGAATCCATGATCTGTAAATACACGACAGCACGTTATTGCGTGGCGCTTTCAAGCGGAACAGCGGCGCTTCATCTGGCCTGTATTGCCTGCGGCCTCAAGCCCGGGGACGAGGCTATTACCAGCCCTATTACTTTTTTGGCGACATCAAATGCCGTATTGTATACAGGGGCAAAGCCCGTATTTGCCGATATAGACCCCATCACGGTCAATATAAACCCCTCTTTGATAGAGAAACAGATTACCAGAAAGACCAAAGCCATTCTACCCGTGCATTTCGCGGGTTTTCCCTGTGATATGGAGCGCATAAAAAAGATAGCCCTTAAAAGATCTTTAACAATAATTGAAGACGCCTGCCACGCTTTAGGCGCCGAATACCGCTGCGGCGGCGTATGGCACAAGACAGGTTCCTGCCAGCACTCTGACATGTCGGTATTTAGTTTTCATCCAGTAAAATCTATTACCACCGGCGAGGGCGGGGCGATTACGACAAATAATGCCAATTTATACCGGAGATTGCGCGCATTGCGCGCGCACGGCACTTATAAGGATAAAAATATTTTAGCCAAAAAAGGGCCCTGGTATTATGAAATGAAAGAGTTAGGGTTTAATTACAGGCTAACCGATATACAGTGCTCGCTCGGCATATCACAGCTTAAAAAACTCAAAGCCTTTATCGGTAAGCGAAATGAGCTTGCCGCGCTTTACCGGGAATTGCTTTGCGATTGCCGTGATATTCAATTGCCGCCCGAATCAGATAATTGCCGCAGCGCGTGCCATTTATTTTTTATCAGGCTCAAAGACTGTAAGAAACGCAGGCAGGTATTTGAAAAACTTTTACTTCATAAGATACGAGCCCAGGTCCATTATATACCTGTTTATGAGCACCCCTATTACGCGAAAAGGTCTTTGGGAGTGCGCTCTGATTACCCTAACGCGGACAGATATTACCGTGGTACACTGTCACTGCCGCTTCATGTTTCGCTCAAACCGTCGGACATACGCCGTGTTGTGAAAATATTAAAGGACGCTCTAAGATGA